A section of the Telopea speciosissima isolate NSW1024214 ecotype Mountain lineage chromosome 3, Tspe_v1, whole genome shotgun sequence genome encodes:
- the LOC122654628 gene encoding chaperone protein ClpB3, chloroplastic-like, with protein sequence MATTSSGVSLSLLPSSKSCSRRALFTQPEFSPSLTGNPRTLKTLKPLKVSKINDAFLTRRLERSGRGSRSLSIRCDASTDGRITQQDFTEMAWQAIVSSPEKAKENKHQIVETEHLMKALLEQKNGLARRIFSKAGVDNSRLLEATDKFIQRQPKVLGEPAGSMLGRGFEALIQRAKDYKKEYGDSFVSVEHLVLAFTQDQRFGKQLFKDFQISKETLTSAIQSVRGRQTVIDQDPEGKYETLEKYGIDLTSMAKEGKLDPVIGRDDEIRRCIQILSRRTKNNPVLIGEPGVGKTAIAEGLAQRIVQGDVPQALMNRKLISLDMGALIAGAKFRGEFEDRLKAVLKEVTESEGQIVLFIDEIHTVVGAGATNGAMDAGNLLKPMLGRGELRCIGATTLDEYRKYIEKDPALERRFQQVYVDQPSVEDTISILRGLRERYELHHGVRISDSALVEAAILSDRYITGRFLPDKAIDLVDEAAAKLKMEITSKPTALDEINRSVLKLEMERLSLMNDTDKASKDRLNRLEAELSLLKEKQAELTEQWEHEKSVMMRIQSIKEEIDRVSLEIQQAEREYDLNRAAELKYGSLNSLQRQLEVAQKELDEYRRSGKSMLREEVTGDDIAEIVSKWTGIPVSKLKQSEREKLLHLEEELHKRVVGQDEAVRAVAEAIQRSRAGLSDPHRPIASFMFMGPTGVGKTELAKALASYMFNTEEALVRIDMSEYMEKHAVSRLIGAPPGYVGYEEGGQLTEIVRRRPYAVILFDEIEKAHSDVFNVFLQILDDGRVTDSQGRTVSFTNTVIIMTSNVGSQYILNTDVETVSKDATYEAIKKRVMEAARSIFRPEFMNRVDEYIVFRPLDREQINSIVRLQLERVQKRLDDRKIKIQVTDAAVQLLGSLGYDPNYGARPVKRVIQQYVVNELAKGILRGEFKDEDKILIDTEVTAFSNGQLPQQKLVFRKVDPGSDMPAMEEDQKTFSQRH encoded by the exons ATTACTCAACAAGATTTTACAGAGATGGCTTGGCAAGCCATTGTTTCTTCCCCAGAGAAGGCAAAGGAGAACAAGCATCAGATAGTAGAGACAGAACATTTGATGAAGGCTCTATTGGAGCAGAAAAATGGGCTTGCCCGTCGCATCTTCTCCAAGGCCGGAGTAGATAATTCCCGCCTTCTAGAAGCTACTGACAAGTTCATTCAACGGCAACCAAAG GTTCTTGGTGAACCAGCTGGTTCTATGTTAGGACGTGGCTTTGAAGCTCTAATTCAGCGAGCCAAGGATTACAAGAAAGAGTATGGGGATTCCTTTGTTTCGGTTGAGCATTTAGTACTTGCTTTTACACAAGATCAGCGCTTCGGGAAACAATTATTCaaggattttcaaatttctaaGGAGACCTTAACCTCTGCTATACAGTCCGTACGGGGACGCCAAACAGTAATTGATCAAG ATCCGGAGGGGAAATATGAAACCTTAGAAAAATATGGAATAGATTTGACGTCTATGGCGAAGGAGGGAAAGCTTGATCCAGTTATAGGAAGGGATGATGAGATACGAAGATGCATACAGATCCTGTCAAGGAGAACAAAGAACAATCCGGTACTAATTGGTGAGCCAGGTGTTGGAAAAACTGCAATTGCTGAAGG GCTTGCCCAGCGGATAGTGCAAGGTGATGTGCCTCAAGCTTTGATGAATCGTAAG TTGATTTCCCTTGACATGGGTGCGCTCATTGCTGGGGCAAAATTCCGGGGAGAATTTGAGGATAGATTGAAAGCTGTACTCAAGGAAGTGACTGAATCTGAAGGGCAGATAGTTCTTTTCATTGATGAGATCCACACAGTTGTTGGGGCAG GTGCCACAAATGGTGCCATGGATGCAGGTAACTTGTTGAAGCCTATGCTTGGTCGTGGAGAGTTGAGGTGTATTGGTGCAACAACACTGGATGAATATCGTAAATATATTGAGAAGGATCCAGCCTTGGAGCGTCGGTTCCAGCAGGTTTATGTTGATCAACCTTCGGTGGAAGATACAATCTCTATACTACGTGGGCTGCGAGAAAGATATGAACTGCATCATGGAGTCAGAATTTCTGACAGTGCACTTGTTGAGGCTGCAATTCTTTCTGATCGTTACATTACTGGACGCTTTTTACCTGACAAAG CCATTGACCTAGTTGATGAGGCAGCTGCGAAACTGAAAATGGAAATCACATCAAAACCAACTGCCCTTGATGAGATCAATCGTTCTGTATTGAAGCTGGAAATGGAGCGGCTTTCCCTCATGAATGATACAGACAAAGCCTCAAAGGATCGGTTGAATCGCCTTGAAGCTGAGCTCTCTCTCCTAAAGGAAAAGCAAGCAGAGTTAACAGAGCAATGGGAGCATGAGAAATCTGTCATGATGCGGATTCAATCAATTAAGGAAGAG ATTGACAGGGTAAGTCTTGAGATTCAGCAGGCTGAGAGGGAGTATGATCTTAATCGTGCAGCTGAACTAAAGTACGGAAGCCTCAACAGTTTGCAGCGTCAACTCGAAGTAGCACAGAAAGAGTTGGATGAATATAGGAGATCTGGGAAGTCCATGCTAAGGGAGGAAGTAACAGGGGATGACATTGCGGAAATAGTTAGCAAATGGACTGGTATTCCTGtctcaaaattgaaacaatcTGAGAGAGAGAAGCTTCTACATTTGGAAGAAGAGCTGCATAAACGTGTTGTTGGTCAAGACGAAGCAGTGAGGGCAGTAGCAGAAGCTATCCAACGGTCTCGAGCTGGTCTCTCAGATCCTCACCGTCCCATTGCTAGTTTCATGTTCATGGGTCCCACTGGTGTTGGAAAGACTGAACTGGCCAAGGCCCTTGCTTCATACATGTTCAACACTGAAGAAGCCCTAGTGCGGATCGACATGAGTGAGTACATGGAGAAGCATGCTGTCTCAAGATTAATTGGGGCCCCACCTGGTTACGTTGGGTATGAAGAAGGCGGACAGCTCACAGAGATAGTTCGTAGGAGGCCGTATGCTGTTATTTTGTTTGATGAAATTGAAAAGGCTCATTCTGATGTGTTTAACGTGTTCCTTCAGATTCTGGATGATGGGAGGGTGACTGACTCACAGGGCCGCACTGTGAGTTTCACAAATACTGTAATAATTATGACTTCAAATGTGGGATCACAATACATTCTCAACACAGATGTCGAGACTGTATCAAAGGATGCAACTTATGAAGCCATAAAAAAGAGGGTGATGGAAGCTGCTCGATCAATCTTTCGTCCCGAATTCATGAACAGGGTTGATGAGTACATAGTTTTCCGGCCTCTGGACCGTGAGCAGATAAACAGTATTGTGAGACTACAG TTGGAGCGTGTACAGAAAAGACTCGATGACCGGAAGATAAAAATTCAGGTAACTGATGCAGCAGTTCAGCTCCTAGGGAGTCTTGGATATGACCCGAATTATGGCGCAAGgccagtcaagagggtgatccaACAGTATGTTGTAAATGAACTTGCAAAGGGTATTTTGAGAGGAGAGTTCAAGGATGAAGACAAGATTTTAATAGACACAGAGGTAACAGCTTTCTCAAATGGCCAGCTCCCCCAGCAGAAACTAGTCTTCAGGAAAGTTGATCCTGGTTCAGACATGCCGGCAATGGAGGAAGATCAGAAAACCTTCTCACAGAGACACTGA